A stretch of DNA from Ignavibacteriota bacterium:
CGCCGGATACTTCGAGGGAGTGGTCGAACTGTTTACCGACACGGCCTCGGAGGTGCCGGAGCGTCTGCGTCTTGATGCCGCGGAAGCCTACAACAGCATCATCGACGCGGTGTTTTCCGGACAGGAGGATCTGAAACTCCGCATGGACGAGACACTCGGGCTCGGCATCTCCTATGCGATGGCCGAGAAAGCCGGCCTCGATCTGCTCGGCAGGCAGCGGCTGCTGGAACTCCGTACCGAAGCGGAGCGGCTCGATTCACTGCTCGTACACATGCAGCGGCTACTCCCGCTGTTGGTAGACGGGAAACGGCTCAGGGAGGTGTCGGCCAACGATGGATACCTCCCCCGCGGCACCGCGTTTTAGTGCGCCTGGCTTAACGCGACTTCGTAGGAGGCGGGATCCCGGAGCAGCGCAAGCGCCTTCTGCAATTGAATGTCGGAATCACGCGTCGTGCGGAAACGCAGCTTGGATCCGCCGAGTTGAAAGGCGAATTCCTTGCGAAGCAGTCGGGCAAGATGCGCCCAGAAAAACTCGACACGATTCGGACGCGCTGCGCGCAGACCAGCGGCAAGGGCCTCGGCCTGCTGCACCGTCTTGTGTCCGTAGCCCTCGTCCTGCAGGGCGGTGAGCAATTTTCGTGATGCGGCCTCGGCATCGGTTTCCGCAAATGTTTTCATCGAGTCGATGTGTTTTCTGAACGCGTCACGCATCGAGTTTTCCATGGACGGCACGGTGCGCAGATTCAGGCGATTGATGCGTTCGGCGGTAAACACCAGCAAAGCACCGCTTTGTGATACCTGCCGAACAAACGGATGGAGGGAATCGTCTGCGAGTGTCACGTCGGGTTCGATGCCGCCCGCGCCGCGCAGGAGGCGGCGCTTCACGAGTGTCCGGTACACCTGCTGCGTGTCGGCACCCATGTCCGGCAGTACACCTTCGGGTCCACGCTTTCCGAAATCACTCTTCTGAATGCAGCGCCCAGACGGTGTGTAGTATTTGGATGTTGTCAGTTTGAGCTGGTTCTCGCCGTCGAGCGGCAGAATGCTCTGCACGAGTCCTTTGCCGAACGTACGCGTGCCGACAATGACACCCCGGTCAAGATCCTGAACGGCGCCGGCGACGATCTCGCTTGCGCTCGCGCTGTTGCCGTTGACGAGCACCACCAGCGGTATATCGGCGCTGAGAGGGGTTTCGGCGGAGCGGTACTCGCGCGTGTAGGCGGGATGCCTTCCGCGCGTCGAAACGAGGATGCT
This window harbors:
- a CDS encoding LON peptidase substrate-binding domain-containing protein; protein product: MSEPTRTIPLFPLGLVLFPDSRLHLHIFEERYKTMIRASIAEGVVFGINLLQDRYMHPVGCTAEVERVSRSYPDGSFDVVVRGVDRYTVTDYHEAPAGYFEGVVELFTDTASEVPERLRLDAAEAYNSIIDAVFSGQEDLKLRMDETLGLGISYAMAEKAGLDLLGRQRLLELRTEAERLDSLLVHMQRLLPLLVDGKRLREVSANDGYLPRGTAF
- a CDS encoding S41 family peptidase, encoding MPKLPRRYRRRAKAVVLACATLSVLLFLTGFRGRPDDPSSIARGMSLLGRVYQEIAGNYVEPVQQTQLMKAGIKGMLSTLDPYSSFIDEQERADLDMLTFGKYGGLGISITNRASKYLISAVVDDEGQRLIPLRIGDEILRIDSIRVEGVAGLDLRRFLRGPAGSAVRIVVRRPGHAGVKNLDLTRRDIPVRGMAFSERLDNGVLYIKLDRFTHSTSSEVRDVLAPFLQTRDARGVIIDLRDNSGGLLDAAVRLLEYFAPRGSILVSTRGRHPAYTREYRSAETPLSADIPLVVLVNGNSASASEIVAGAVQDLDRGVIVGTRTFGKGLVQSILPLDGENQLKLTTSKYYTPSGRCIQKSDFGKRGPEGVLPDMGADTQQVYRTLVKRRLLRGAGGIEPDVTLADDSLHPFVRQVSQSGALLVFTAERINRLNLRTVPSMENSMRDAFRKHIDSMKTFAETDAEAASRKLLTALQDEGYGHKTVQQAEALAAGLRAARPNRVEFFWAHLARLLRKEFAFQLGGSKLRFRTTRDSDIQLQKALALLRDPASYEVALSQAH